The following coding sequences lie in one Seriola aureovittata isolate HTS-2021-v1 ecotype China chromosome 5, ASM2101889v1, whole genome shotgun sequence genomic window:
- the ptger4a gene encoding prostaglandin E receptor 4 (subtype EP4) a translates to MLWTGNTGVEKSCFTLLELRLKGLTMNNQSMTGRTMVPTIPSIMFIFGVVGNLIAIVVLCKSRKEQKETTFYTLVCGLAVTDLLGTLLASPVTIAIYVKGSWPGEDPLCQYFGFTMLFFSLAGLSIICAMSVERYIAINHAYFYNDYVDQKLAGLTLLAIYISNALFCALPIMGFGQVKKQYPQTWCFLEWRSNKTSDAAYTYMYAGFSSLLILVTVICNVLVCVALIRMHRRFVRRMSLGTDLGRSVDPRRRGGRSFGRLAGAEIQMVILLIGTSAVVLICSIPLVAQVFLNQLYKTPVELKLDKNPDLRAIRFASFNPILDPWIYILLRKAVLLKLIEKIKCLFCKMGARRQQRQGNFHCIDAHQLSSVISNRDSLRDVTSSSQTFLYLPEGSEVYTGSCHKVDRLSGSRPSSVGHSQTSYLFEQGSVEGQTRKGTNAIRDLSALSCPKDPALQVSLSTESGEEKCI, encoded by the exons ATGCTTTGGACTGGAAATACTGGCGTTGAGAAAAGTTGTTTCACTCTTCTTGAACTGCGCTTGAAAGGCTTAACAATGAATAATCAATCGATGACAGGGAGGACGATGGTCCCGACCATCCCGTCCATCATGTTCATTTTCGGCGTGGTTGGGAATCTCATCGCCATCGTGGTTCTTTGTAAATCTCgcaaagaacagaaagaaaccACATTTTACACGCTGGTTTGTGGACTGGCAGTCACGGACCTCCTGGGCACGCTGCTGGCCAGTCCGGTCACCATCGCCATTTATGTGAAGGGATCTTGGCCCGGGGAGGACCCCCTGTGCCAGTACTTTGGATTCACCatgcttttcttctctctggcaGGACTCAGCATCATCTGTGCCATGTCCGTGGAGAGATACATCGCTATAAACCATGCCTACTTCTACAATGACTATGTGGACCAAAAACTGGCAGGTTTGACCCTCCTAGCGATCTACATCTCCAACGCGCTTTTCTGCGCCCTGCCGATTATGGGCTTTGGACAGGTCAAGAAACAATATCCCCAAACCTGGTGTTTTTTAGAGTGGAGGAGCAACAAGACCAGCGATGCAGCTTACACCTACATGTATGCAGGTTTCAGCTCTCTGCTTATTCTCGTCACCGTAATTTGTAACGTGCTGGTGTGTGTGGCTTTGATCCGAATGCACCGGCGCTTCGTGCGCAGGATGTCGCTGGGAACCGATCTGGGGCGCAGCGTGGACCcgcggaggagaggaggacgcAGCTTTGGGCGTCTAGCCGGTGCAGAAATTCAGATGGTTATCCTGCTCATAGGCACGTCGGCAGTGGTGCTCATCTGCTCCATCCCACTTGTT GCTCAGGTGTTTTTGAACCAGCTTTATAAGACTCCAGTTGAGCTGAAGTTGGACAAAAACCCGGATCTAAGAGCAATACGCTTTGCTTCCTTCAACCCTATTCTGGACCCCTGGATCTACATCCTGCTGCGCAAGGCTGTTCTCCTCAAGCTCATCGAGAAAATCAAGTGCCTATTTTGTAAAATGGGAGCCAGGAGGCAACAGAGACAGGGAAACTTCCACTGTATAGATGCTCATCAGCTCTCCTCGGTCATCTCCAACCGGGACTCTCTGCGAGATGTCACCAGCAGCTCCCAGACCTTCCTCTACCTGCCGGAGGGAAGTGAGGTGTACACTGGAAGCTGTCACAAAGTAGACAGACTCTCTGGTTCACGACCATCATCAGTCGGACACTCGCAAACTTCTTATTTGTTTGAGCAGGGCAGCGTTGAAGGTCAGACCAGAAAAGGGACAAATGCAATCAGGGACCTTTCAGCCTTGTCCTGCCCAAAAGATCCAGCACTTCAGGTGTCATTGAGCACCGAGTCAGGGGAGGAGAAATGCATCTAA